The Indicator indicator isolate 239-I01 chromosome 32, UM_Iind_1.1, whole genome shotgun sequence genome contains a region encoding:
- the NECAP2 gene encoding adaptin ear-binding coat-associated protein 2, translating into MAAEEEEEYEAVLCVKPAVHVYRVPPRASNRGYRAAEWQLDQPVWSGRLRITAKGKTAFIKLEDKNSGELYAQAPVEQFPGIAVESVTDSSRYFVIRIEDGNGRRAFIGVGFVDRGDAFDFNVALQDHFKWVRQQSELAKQAENPEQGPKLDLGFKEGQTIKLNIANMKKKEGGTGNPRPRPAGPGGLSLLPPPPGGKSSTAVCPSAERPTPLAAPTQLPGTPITDSLLSWPQPAAPSAATADIWGDFTKASGSPSSQSQGNSGWVQF; encoded by the exons ATGGcagcggaggaggaggaggagtacgAGGCGGTGCTGTGTGTGAAACCGGCGGTGCACGTCTACCGGGTCCCGCCGCGGGCCTCCAACCGCGGCTACAG agctgcagagtggcagctgGACCAGCCGGTGTGGAGCGGCAGGCTGCGGATCACAGCCAAGGGCAAGACTGCGTTCATTAAGCTGGAGGATAAAAACTCGG gAGAGCTTTATGCCCAGGCACCAGTGGAGCAGTTCCCTGGCATCGCTGTGGAGAGTGTGACTGACTCCAGCAGATACTTCGTCATCCGGATCGAGGATGGGAACG gccGCCGGGCATTCATCGGAGTTGGCTTTGTCGACCGAGGGGATGCTTTTGACTTCAATGTAGCCCTCCAAGACCATTTTAA GTGGGTTAGGCAGCAGAGTGAGCTGGCCAAACAGGCTGAGAACCCTGAGCAGGGCCCCAAACTGGATCTGGGTTTCAAGGAAGGACAAACCATCAAGCTCAACATTGCG aacatgaagaaaaaggaaggaggaacaGGGAACCCCAGACCACGTCCTGCAGGTCCTGGGGGCCTGAGCTTGCTGCCTCCACCTCCTGGAGGAAAATCTTCCACTGCAGTTTGTCCTTCTGCCGAGCGGCCGACACCGCTCGCTGCACCCACCCAGCTCCCAGGCACCCCCATCACAG actccctcttgtcctggccacagcctgctgctccctctgctgccactgctgacaTCTGGGGAGACTTCACCAAAGCTTCAGG GTCACCTTCTTCCCAGAGTCAGGGAAATTCAGGCTGGGTTCAGTTCTAA